In Fragaria vesca subsp. vesca linkage group LG5, FraVesHawaii_1.0, whole genome shotgun sequence, the genomic stretch AGAGAGAGAGAGNNNNNNNNNNNNNNNNNNNNNNNNNNNNNNNNNNNNNNNNNNNNNNNNNNNNNNNNNNNNNNNNNNNNNNNNNNNNNNNNNNNNNNNNNNNNNNNNNNNNNNNNNNNNNNNNNNNNNNNNNNNNNNNNNNNNNNNNNNNNNNNNNNNNNNNNNNNNNNNNNNNNNNNNNNNNNNNNNNNNNNNNNNNNNNNNNNNNNNNNNNNNNNNNNNNNNNNNNNNNNNNNNNNNNNNNNNNNNNNNNNNNNNNNNNNNNNNNNNNNNNNNTTAAATGGAATTTTCGGTTGAAAAATATGTACAGTCAGCAACTTAACCACTGATTGGACGGTCACTTAACGGATGGACCTAATTGTGTGACATTGGATAGTTAATGGAGTAATCGATTGAAATTGAAAGTTAATGGAGTAAACTGTCGAGCGCATGAAAGTTAATGGAGTGACCAATAATTTCTCCAATAATCAAACTCCACATAAATCTCAAAACCGATAATTTCCTACAGTAAACATACATAAAAACTTTACCTCTGTTTTATTTGCAGTATTCAGATCTTTCTGCAAGAGTTCTTATGATCATCTTTGGATCGTTGCAATTTTTCTCAAGAATTTGATGAGTCAGTATTGTATTCAAGTATTTTATAAAAGTCTTAATTGTGTAAACATCTTATACAATTTTTGTTTTAAAAAAAAAAACCCAACACCCAGGGCCAACACTGTAGACGTGAACAGTAAAAACACTGTACATGTGAACAGTGATTCGGCCGACGCAAAATAGTATATTGTATAATATGCCCTTCATACGTCATGGCTTTCCAACAACTTTTGGTGCTCAAGGCATTCCCTTGCAGTATCCTTACGGACTTCCATCAACAACTTTTGGTGTGCAAGCAAGGCCTAATCAATCACATGGCATTCCCTCACAATATTTTCATGGAATTCCACCAACAGCTTCTACTATTCATCCAATTCCTAGTCATTCACTTGGTTACCAACTTATTCCACCAATATCTTATTATTCTCTTGTGTATTCCTAGGTATGCTCTCTTGTACCTACTATCTTCTTTTTCTTTTACCTTATATGGTTTTAGAATTTATATCTAAATTTAACCATTAACTCTATCAAAAATTTGATAGGCTGTCCCCCAACCAAGACATGAAGGACCAACTCGGCAACTGAAATTTTCAGATCCATCGACATCTTAAGCACCATTGTTGCAGCTCGCTAGGATTTGAAAAGAAAAGGAGTTTTGATGCCATTTTATATGAGTAATGGAACACTGTTTGATTTCTTTTGTTTGTTCTTGGTCTATTTGGTTTTATCAAACTATGGGGTGATAGAGGAACTTGTGTGGACCTATGTTGGTAATCATGGTTCTTTTGTGTAATTTTTGTTTTCTGGACAAGGGAATAACTTGAATGTTTCGAAACATCTTTTTCAAGCTAGCTCTTTCATGTTGATTTGGGAACTTATGCTATTATTTTTTTTGTTAGTCTTGTAAGGCCTTTGTACAGTAAAATAGAAGAAATATGTGTGAATGTAAATGTGAGTAACGCGACTGACTCAATTTGCAGTTTTGATGTTCTGATGGAGTGTGGGTGTGTAAGCAATAAGCAATGAAAAATAAAGAAGATGTGATAAGTGATGGCCTTATTCAGAACAGAAGAAGAAAAAAAAAGTGATGGCGATGGTAGAAGACGAATGGGGCAGGGAGACTAGAGAAGAAGAAAAGCCAGAATAGTAGAGCAGTAGAAGATGAGAGGATCTAGGAATGCTTGTTTTAATATTAATAAATTATCTTTTCTTTTTTCTAATAATTAACTAAGGATCTATTAATTAAGGAAAATGCCTATTTAGTACTAATTCAAACCCCTTATTTCCCATTCCAATGATAATCTTTTGCATTAACCCATTCCAATATAAGGTAACCCTTTTTATGCCCAAATGCACAAATCTTTATGCCCAAATGCACAAATCTTTACTAAAGTCTTAACAAATCATATTATTTTAAGACTATTTTGCCCCCACCTCTTCAACATGAAAAGACTTGGCCGGAACCTCAGACTCTGGTCACCGGCCGCGGGACTCCGGTCACCGACTGCCGGATTCCGGTCACCAGAATTTCCCCGACCGCCGGATTCCGGTCACCGGATTTTCCCCTGTAACCAGTTACTGACCAGTTAATGACCCATAATAACAAGTTACTAACCCCCAGTAACCAGTTATTGATTAATTACTGACACCTAATAACCAGTTACTGACCCCCAATAACTTTTAGTTTTCAGTTACTGATACCCAGTAATCACTTAGTTTTCAGTTACTGACACTCAATAATCACTTAGTTTTCAGTTACTGACACCCAGTAAGCACAATGTCCTTAAACAAATTGGTCAAACACCCCACGAAGTTGACCTGCTGGCTCTGATTGCTTTTCTGCTCCATCAGCTCCATCAAATACTCGAATTCCAGCCGCGATCTCATCCCAATCACCTTCCTCAAGTAGCTCACATAAGCCTGCAAACCCTCCTCCTCTATCCCTAACGGCGTGTACAGCCTAATGAACCTCAACACATTCATATGGTCTCTCTGGTCCACGGCGGCGCTGAGCTTCTTCTTCACAATCGATTCCAGAAGCTTCTTCGACTCCATGAGCTGGTCCCTCTGCTCCGATCCCGAATCGTGATACTCAGATTCAATCTGTATAAACCTCTGGACGAATTTGGCAGCGGACTTGTAGTCTTGCGCGTCGAGAGCCTGCTTGACGCCGTCGATGCAGTTGGTGCGCTCGACGATGGTGTCCAGGCGGAGGAGCGTGGAGTTGACGCGCGACTATGCGAGGTCGAGCTCGCGGACCTTGGCGCTGACGTGGTCGGCGAGGTCGCAGGTGGAGGCGACGTTGGAGAGGACGTGATCGGCGTCGGACTTGACGATCTCGAGGACCTGGGAGGAATTCTGGAGGCTGGAGAGGTGCTTGTCGAGGTCGGAGCGCTGGGAGAGGAGGCTGTCGAGGTTGAGATCCAAGGCGCATTAGTAGGCTATGCTCTCGTGCGTAAAATCTGGTGGAGAGAGAGAGAGAGAGAGAGAGAGAACGAACGAGATCGGGAAGAGAGAGAGAGAAAAAGAAGAAAGAGATAAAAACTGTGTTGATTTAATTAAACACAGGGTAATAATGTATTTTTCTCAAGAATCATTGGAATAGGCATAATGATAAGATTTTAATTGGAATAGGCTTTAGTTTTCAAATATTTAGGTATTAAGATATTTTCCCTTAATTAATTAAAGTAACCATAGTTAACTCATAATTGTGAGTTGTTAAATATGACAGCATCTTACTTGTTGGTCTTATGACTATCAAAACTATGATGGTTGACAAATTCGATTCCTTAAAATAGATAGTTTTAGACTGACCGTTTTAAAATAGATAGTTTTAGTCCCGGCTCCCAAACCAACCACAACGACTAAAAGCAATTAAATAAAAAGAAAAAGACCAAACTCCCATACAGTACAAAAATTCAAAATTTAAAGGACGCCCTCCGGTACGAAATACTAAACAAAATCCACGGAGAAGGGCATATCTGTCAATCCACAGCACACTCCTCTTATTCCACATCACACAGACTCCTGATTCCAATACTCCACTCTCTCTCTCTCTCTCTCTCTCTCTCTCTCTTCCCAACAATGGCGGCCGCCAAGGCGTTGAAGAAGGTGGAGAAGATCCGCCAGATAGTGCGGCTCAAGCAAATCATGATCCGCTGGAAGCTCACCAGCCTCCGCCTCCGCCCCGCTCTCTCTTTTTACAACGACGACGATTCCGCCTCCTCCGGCTCCGCCCGCCGCACCCCCTCCGGGTTCCTAGCCGTCTACGTCGGACCGGTGCGGAGGCGCTTCGTCATTCCGGCCCGGTTCGTCAACCTCCCGGTCTTCGTCGACTTGCTGGAGAAGACCGCCGAGGAGTTCGGCTTCGAAACCACCGGCGGCCTCGTCTTGCCTTGCGAGGTTTCGTTTTTCAAGGAGATCCTGAGGTTTCTGGAGAAGGACGAGAGGAGGTTTGGCAAGTTGTCGCTGGATGAGTTCTTGAAGATGGTGACTGATGCGGTGGGATTCGATTCTTGCAAGGCGGCGGCGGCTTCCGGCGCCTCCGCATCGTTCTCTCCTCTGTTGCAGGAAGCTAGGGCTTGACAGATTCTTCTCTCAGGTTTTTTTAGGGTTCTGATTGAATTGAATTGAATCGATCCAATACCTTTTGTGTTTTTTTGGGGAAAAGGTGTTTTAGTGATGCTAGGGACTTAATTGTACATGGGTGGCAGCCAACTTGATTTACTTTCTTTTCGGTATTGCTTTTTATTTTTGTTAGGGATTGTTGGTTCGTATCATCCTTGAAAGCACCTATGGTTTTTAATTGTGTTTGATCATGGGCTTCAATGAGATGTTTGGACAAGGTTTTTCTAGCTAGAGCATCAGTTTGTTTCAGTGATGCAGTAGTTGATGATGATGATGAAATCTTAGGTTTTGTTCTAGCGGCGAGAACAGTTTCTTATCATGTAATGGAATTTTTATCATGATTAATGGTAATTGAAGTTTGTTCTCAATTTGTCTTCTTTCGATTCTGGTTTTTATTTTTGTTGTATGATGAGCTCTATTTGTTGGAGCTTGCTCTCTTTTTGTTTATTGAGTTGGTGAGAGGGGCAGGTCACCGTTAGATTGTTGAAAGATTTTGAAAGTTTATTATCCTCTAATTTCAAGGTAAGCATAAATATTATATCATTCCCTTTTGGCTTTAGCTATGGCCTTAGCTAATTGTTTGTAGAGGTGCTGACAAAGTAACAATAATGATTCTGGAGGAAAATTATATGATGCAATGCTTGTGTGATGATTTTGACTTAGTTTGCACTCTCTCAAAACCATACTAGTACCTCTTATCCTGATCCTGGCTCATACCCAGTTAGGGCTTAAGGTGCAGTGTTTTAGGGAACAGAAAAATATTCCCTTTTATTTACGAAACAATTTGATAGATACAGCAACAATACCCTTCCCTTGGTTCATTGTATTCATATCTGTTCCAGCAACAATTAATATCCTTCCTTAAAAGTTTGTGTTTGGTAAACCAGATTGACAATAGTACTAATGGTGCTGGCTATAGTAACTTAGTAAGTTATCACTCTGAGGGGAGTATTAGTGGGGAAGTACTGTGACCATGTAGCAATTAGCAATGTGTTTGATTTGATCATGCGGGTCATCAAAGTACATGAAACGTTATAAGAAATTGATGGTCTTCAATCCAAATGTTTAACTTTATTCTTGTGATTAATACCTTCATTATGCATGTTATGATCTCAGCAAGCAACTGTTGATATATAAGAGAGAGTTTATGATAATTGTCTGATCTTAATATAAGCTTGATTTTGCTGATGAATATGGATTGCTATCTTTTATTCTCAGTTAACAACATGATCAGTGCTCTTGTATCCCTCGTTATACAACTAACTAATGACTCGCTGTTGCTTTCCCACATAATATATGTCCTCTTTATCTGCTGCCTCATGTAGAACTTTGTGGTGGTACTGTATTGCATCCTTTGAGGACTATGGGGAATAGTGGATTCCTGGTGACTGATGTACCACCGTTTTCAGACACTCCAGAATTTTGTGGTCTTGTTTTTAGGTCTCATTTTCTGAAGGGTATTTTGTGAGAGAGTGTTTGTGCAGAAAAGATCTTATCAGATGTTCATTTGATTTTGCCAAGGTGGGGATCGGGAAAGGGACTCAAAGTTTGAAATGGGAATATATATGTAGTCTCAGGTTGTGCTGTCAGAGGAGCTGTTGATGAAGGCATGTACATTCATGGACTTGGAGTGAAATTGGGTGTGCTATGTAACCAAAGCTGAGCTAAAATTTAATCTACAATTCACTATCTAAGTTGAGCTAAAATATGATTTACCTAAAATGTGTCGTATTTTGACTCAACTAAATACGACCAAAATCTATAATTAATAAGTGAGCATGTGTGGGCTAGTGTCATGGGTTATGATTAAAATATGTTTGGGTTTTATTCCATTCATGATTAAGCAACGATAGAAAACTTAAAATAGGTTTGGGTCTTGACTCCGTGCTGATAGAGATGCAAAATTCATATGAATATTTGTTGATTTAGTTGGCCTATAATTTGAATTTAGGTCTGAGTTAGCAAACGGAAAGACCCTAAATAAATAGACAAAAACACCCTATAGAGAAAACAAAACAGTGAAAACACAGACAAACTGGAGTCAAACCCCGAAAGACTCAACCTTGAGAGACTCGTGTATTTGGCGCGGCGCCTCCTTGAGAAGTGAGTAGTGTTCCGATGGAATCGATTCTAGGGTTTATGGAAGAAGAAGACCCGGTGGAAACGTCGTCGTCTTCGTCTCCTTACAGCCACAAACTGGTGGCGTGGTTGAGCTGGGACGAGTGGCTCTTCGTCTCCCAAGCTCTCTTTTCCGATTCACCTGATTCCGTCGCCTCCGCTTTGAGAAGAGTAACCTCCCTTTGCCTATCTCTTGTTTAATAGCTTTTGATTTTTTGAACAAAAATGTAAGGAGTTAATTTTGATTCCAAGTGAATGATTATATGGTTGGGATGTTGTTTTACAGATATCGGCATGGAAAAGCAGAGGATGTGTTCCTGCTGTTATCGAAGTTACTGCTTCCATTATCGAAATTCATCAAAAAGATCCTCAGTTTAGGTACCTTCGACCTTTGTATTTTTTCTTTCTTGTTTGGGTTAGTTGGTGTGAAGTTTTGTTTTACATTGGTTGCATTTGTATACCAAAAATTAATGTGAATGTGTGGATTTCTTTTGTGAATTTTAGAAAGGACCACTCAGATGATGCTGTGGATAATTGCAGAGCAGATCAATGCACTGATTCGGAACTTTCTGAGGAAATGCTGGCCATGCTATATTGCATGACTATCATGAGGTGAGCTCCCCTTGCAATAATTTATTGGTTTCTGCATTTGTTTTTTGTTTACTCCTGTATCATCTTGTAGTGTATTGGATTGAGTTGAATGCCTGGTCAAGAAGTAGTCGAAATTAATTTTTGAGTTGGGAAACTTTTGAGTCTCACTTTTTCTTGTTCACATTAGAATTTAGCGATCCAGGAGTCCTGTTACTCGATAAAATATGTGCTGAAGAAAAAGACTACTAATGAAATTGATAGGTCTTGGAAAAAGCTCCAACATGATGTTAGGGAGGTAATGAGTGCTAATCGTTTTGAAGAAAAGACTAATTGATGTTATATAATCTAGTAAAAAAAATTGAAGAAAGTATCATTCAATTCAAGGTGAAGTTCTGAATACATGTTGTATGTATATGCAGTATTTATTAATATAATTCATTTTGATCTAGTGCGTGTCTGAAACTAATTAAAGTAACGTCTTAGTGCAGCTCTTTTTGGATATTCTTGTTTAAGATTTGACATGGCCAAGCATACAGCCTTATGCATTTGTAATTCATTGGCCATTCAAAAAATTGGGCTTCATTTTTATATTTGTAAATCGACTAATTATTACTCAAAGTATTAGTTGACTATTGCTGGGAATGTGTACATGGATTCCATGCATGGATAAACCTATTTGTTTCACACTATTTTTCCCTTTTCTGAAGGCTTGTGAATTGTGTTGTTGAGAAGACACGCAAGAAAAATGAGATTTCAATTGCTGAGGCTGCTGATGCAATTGGCATTCCACGATCACTAATTGATATTCGTCATGGTAAGCAATTCTATCTCAGCAACTTTTATTAGTAGCCATAATTTATCTATTGTTAGCTTATTAGGCATTTCAGCTTTTCTGTAGCATAAACCACATTAACCATCAGAAATCAGCCTTTACATACTCTTGTCGGATTTACACATAACTTTTTAACACTTGTGATAGTGTGGAATTGTGGATTAAAATTTTCTTGTTTATCTCTGTCATTGCTTTGATTTCCAGAGGGATCTCACCGTGAACTTCCCGCTCTTGAGGTTGTTCGTAGTGCTTCCATGAAGGTATGCCGCTTTGAATTTAAACAGATAAGAGCATCTCCAACAACTAATGTAAAACTAGAATTATCTTTATTTTAGAGGAAATACACTATTTTTTGGCTCCAACAGTTCATGTAAAGCATCCTCTATTCTACAAAAAGTGGGAAGAGAGAGAAACAGATCCTCTATATCTATAGAATTCTCAAAATTTGTATATACATGAAGAAATCTCTAAAATTTATTGCTTGCCTTTTAGAATTCATTCTCTCTCCTCAAAAAACAAAAAAAGTCCATAAAATTACAACATTTAACATGAGTTTTGGGGTTTGATTTGAATAAATATATAATAATTATATAGATTCATAATTATACAGAAAAACATTTAATTTTGTACAATAGAATAAAAGAGCTGTTGGAGTTGAGCTCCTTTTCTTTTAGAGATTTTGTGATTTCCTCCTCTAGAATAGAGAATTAATGCAAGAGCTGTTGGAGATGCTCTAATGGTGTAGCACTGTAGTTCCTCTCAACACATCTACTTTACAGATACTTATATGTAATGGTATCCTACCAAGACTGCTGGGTGATTTACCAAGTTGTGATAGATTCATGACAGTTGGCTATACATATCCATTCCATCTTGAGAGAGACAATTGCTCACATCCTCATAGGACAGACACTATAAATTTGTGAAAAATAATTTATGCCATAGTAGATTAACAATACAACACGAACAAATTGTCTTATTTGTTGTCCTGTCTTAACAATGAATCACATGTTTTTGGAAGGGCACTTGTTATCTCTCATCCCTTCCCATTTCCTTAGGTGAAAGAAAAGGACTTTCCTGGTTTTGGATTTTCTTTAACAATGAAATTGCAAGTTTTTGGAAGGGCAAATGTTATCTCTCTTCCCTTCCCATTCACCTAAGACTTACCTGGTTTTGGACTTTCCTTAACGATGAATCTCAAATTTTAGAAGGGAAAATGTTACCTCTCTTCCCTTCTCATTTCCTGATCACAATATGTAGTTCTGCTCTGAAATATAATATTGTTGATTTAAATATATCTGTTTTCCACTGTGTGGGGTAGAGCATTCAAATCTTACATAGGAAATTTATACTTGTACTGTATTTTTATAAAGTTAGGTCTCTTAACATAGTTCCAGATATTCTTTTTATAAATATAATATATTTGCCTTCTGAATTCATGAACATTACCAAACTTTTACCTATTGAATATTATTATTTTTAAAGATAAGCCTAAACAGTTATCCTTGCATAGTTCCACAACCACAATTTCATGTTCATTCATCTTACCAGCTTCCCCTAGCAATAATGACAAAATTTTTTCTTCTGTTAACTTAAAACTTGATGTAAATTTGGAATGCATTGATTTGGTTTGAGTTCGGGAATTGAAACTATGTCTATTGTTGGTGCTTGCAGGCCCTTGATTGGTTGAAGTATTATTATTGGGAACCTCAGAAGAATGCAATTCCATTCCAAGGTACTGGAAATGCTAACATCAGAAATGAAATAAAGTCAAAGTTTCATGAATTGGCTTTCTGCTTGAGAGCTAAAATGACGCGATCTTCTCAAGTCAAAGAAAAACATGGTACGATGATCTTTTCTTCTGCAAGTTTGTTCATACTGCCTAAATTTTGACTGGAGTATATATATCCTTCTAATGCTTTACAAGATATATTTTGCACAGAGTGCAATTTGCTGTTGCACCAATGACAAAACTTTTCTTGCTAAAATGAGGCCACAATGGTTTCATGAAAATGAGAAATATACTTGTCGGGACCTTAGCACTTGATTTCTAGCAGTATTTGTTGTTTGTCTGACCTTTTAAAATTTCACTTTACCTTGTATCAAACTATGTGAACTATATTTTTAGTTATTCTGTGCAAACAGACAAAAGCACGGCATGTATCTATTCTTAGAGTCAAGGAGCTGTGTTTCCAAATTGCTTAAATGCATGCTCAGAATGTTCCTTGGTTTGTTACATTTTGGAGAATATTCATTCTTTATGGTTTATGAGAACGGAACATAACTTGCCTTTTTTTTTTTTAGTCAGCAAACTAGGGACTGAAAAACTCAAAAAAGGCATGAATTCTTATATTGCTATTTATATAGTTATGCCAGCTAAGCTGACTCTAAATTAGTTGTACTATACCAATTGATGTTTGTGTTGTGCATGCCATATAGGCTCTCTCACAGCCCTGTACACATATTATGACTGCCATGTATTGCGGCTCACTGAGTTGGGCTGTGCTGGCAGGTATCTGACACTCGACACTCCACCAAAGTATGGAGTTGGTGCTTCAGATTAGGATGATGCAAATTGACATCATGTACTTAGCTTAAGTAATGGAATCATAAGAGTTAAAACTTCTGTGATGCAAAGAGTCACTTTTTGATATGAGAAAACAACTGTCTTTTGCCACGGCCTAGAATTTGCATTACAACTTGCCTATGAAAAGGTTGTATGCATGAAAAGCCATATAAGCATTAATGTCACGGGCAGAAGTTCTGTAAAAGTGGGGATTACATGTTAATGTGTAGTTTTATGATATTTACTATTGTTTTATAGTGCTTTTTATTGTGTCGAATTTCGCTTTTTCTATAGGTGGCAGACATGGTAAATGGCTTTGTGGGCGTAGTACATTTTTCTCAATAATGGCTGGTGAGACCTGTTCATCAAAATCTAGATGTAAGAGCAATCACTCACTTTATTGATTCACTCACTTTATTGATTTCATGTTGAGATGGTGGTCATCTCCTTAGTGCACACTAACTCTTAGTTCAAAAACGTGTTGCCATTTGGTCATAAAATAAGAAAGAAAGAAAAGTAAGTAAAATGAGACCTGGAGTGAAGGTTTGCTTGTAGAGTACTGTAGTTACTTTTTTTCTTTTTTTTCCTTGTGATTCATTCTATCTCCGTAACTAAAAGCTGGAAATATTACAACTTTCTCTTATGTTGTCTATGTAATTGGACTAAAATAGTTTTGAGAATGATATGGACTGAAATCCAGCTATTGTTTGGAATTAATCGGAAATGTTTTGTCCTATAGTTGAATCTGCAGGCTTGTAATATTTGATTAGTTTGCTAAAACTATCATGTACAATGAATCATAAATTCATACAATTTTATGTGATTCTGGTGAGCATTCTATCTTAATCCGTGTTAAACCAGTTACATCTCACAAATGTGTCAACCAGAATGCTTAGCAACGTTGTGTGGGTTTTCCATTTGGAATCATTAATACCTCAGAGGCCAACAATCACAAAAACCCAATATTTTATGTTCCTTCTAAACTGTATCATTGACTGTAGGTTGGGGCCCTTTCAAAACCTGTCTGGTGTTGACCACTCAACCTTATGTTGAAACGTTCTAGGCTTAGCTCTTGGTTCTACTATAGTGAGAATAACATGTTTATTGGAGAAGATATCATGCTTGGATGGAATATTGTCACGGCTTTAAGTAGTTCCAGGGTGGACGAATAGTCAATCACAGTTAATTTTGGTTTTACCGAGTGGAAATCTATTGTATGTTCTTACTTTGATAAAAATGCTAGTATTAAGTAATGATACAATCATTTATGTTGTGAAAACAAGGATTTGGTTGTCTATATTACTGTGGGTATCTAATCCAAAACTGATTAATGACACCAAGACCCTTATAAGCTCTATTATGCAAAGTCTTGTTTTTCCAAAGGGGGATACCAATCGACCATGTCTGCCTTCAGTGTGGTGGGCTCAAGCCAAACATCACCCAAACTGGATGGTGAGAAGCATTTGTGGCCATTGAGTCTCACATAGGGAGTTAACCACTATTCACCAGTTCAAAACCAATTGGAGACTCTTATAAGCTCTCTTATGCAAAGTAATGTGTTTTGTCACTGATAGTAATTGTTGGAGTGCATACTTTCAAAAACAATAGAACAAATGCAGCAGTACCTATTTACCCCAAACCCCTCCCTTTTCCTGTTTTAGTCAAAACATAATGTCTTATTTCCTGCAATCTTTTGCCACCTTTTGTCTTTAGTCATTACTAGAATTGTGAGGGCACACTTACTTTATTAATATGCTCAGAACTGGATTTCTTTTCTGTGC encodes the following:
- the LOC101295821 gene encoding uncharacterized protein LOC101295821: MAAAKALKKVEKIRQIVRLKQIMIRWKLTSLRLRPALSFYNDDDSASSGSARRTPSGFLAVYVGPVRRRFVIPARFVNLPVFVDLLEKTAEEFGFETTGGLVLPCEVSFFKEILRFLEKDERRFGKLSLDEFLKMVTDAVGFDSCKAAAASGASASFSPLLQEARA